Within the Oreochromis niloticus isolate F11D_XX linkage group LG14, O_niloticus_UMD_NMBU, whole genome shotgun sequence genome, the region GAGATATGCTAGTGTCTCTCACTTATTGCTTATGTGGCCTAGAAGCAGAAATATTTAAGGAATGTATGGGTAAGCATATTAAAAAGAATAGGATGTTTAGTGGAACATATCAGACAAACAGAAATAATCCATGCATAGACAAGCACATAGACTTTTGTCTCCAGCTGCTTATTTAGTGCGTAGGCCTGAGAGTGACAGTCGaagcaaaaactaaaaatgtaaaatcgaaaaaaacaaacaaacaaagatgtGGTGAATTTGGTTGAAAAGTGACAGAACACTTCAGTCTACAAGCTCCTCAGACAAGAAGCAGATTCAAACCACAAAGCTCTTCCTGCAAGGCGAGTGCTGCTAACCACTGCGCACTGTGGGTCCAATAAGTGTTGGCTGTTCAGTGGCTGCTCTAAACAAGCTCACCATGTATCATCTACATGTAAATATGTTACTGTATGAATGAATCAAacttattttttgtgtttagagACATTTTAGGGAGAAAATCAAACAGATACCCTAAGATTAAGAGGAAagttatgattttaaaatgtgaaagggAGATGTTCCTGGTTACCTCGGTGAAAATTGCACCTTTTGTTAGACAAGTTAACAAGACCTTTTGTGCCTGACCTTTAATACACAGGACACAACAGGTAAGTGTGACAGCTAAACTCTGAGAGTTTTGTAGTCATAATATTTGACCTCTCTGTTCATGTGTCACAGGATGAGGAGTGTCTGAGGCCCGGAGATGCCAGTGACTTGACCTTCCTAGAGAAGCTGGAGGACACCGTGGGCGGACACCCACACTTTGTCACGTTAGTTTGATATTCTCTCTTCTCATCCACAGCTTGTACATTGTGATCTCACATAAAGTTCAGCTTCTCAGACTTTGAACTATTAAATGTATCCAATTTATTTCCTGGTAAATCcacattgtttgtttgtgttcttcCCTGCAGTCACAAACTGGCAGATGCAAAGACCCGGAAGGTAATGGGCCGTGACGAATTCAGACTGCTGCATTACGCTGGGGAGGTCAACTACAATGTcaacggtgtgtgtgtgtgtgtgtgtgtgtgtgtgtgtgtgtgtgtgtgtgtgtgtgtgtgtgtatttatatatatctgtGGTTGTGTTGGTGTGAGAGTGTACTGCTGTGAACAGTGTCAACATCAAAGTAGTGCTtcttttttgtggaaaaaaaacagccaaggaCAGCGTGACCTCATGCTGTTGCatgtttgttgttgtggtgAATTTGGCAAAGCAGTTAGGCATGTCAGACTCCTTTCCAGTACTAAATACCAGTACTGTTTGATAATACTCCCAGTAAAGGGTAAAAACTCTGAGCAGAGTAACAGAAGCTCTAATACttcacataaaaaaatcacatacaTCAGGCCTGTTCTTGCACAGTTTGTTTGTAGCCATTAGCAGtgatgtgatgttttttttgttttttttttaaaggaatatAAATAACCCAGTTTCTGACCGTCTTCTTGACATTCGAACATAACAAATAGCAATTTTGAACCCTTATTCTTAACGTTGCCCTGAATCAACATTTCAGAAGCAGCAAGCTAGTTAGCCACTACTACACTGTGTGAAATTACTTCTTATGAAAATCCTTCTTACTTCTTATGAACCTTGCTTGAAAAAGGTTAGTTCACCAATTTGGAAGACTCACCTTAACAGAGAAAGCATACAGTCAGTAGTTAGGTTATCTGTCAAATTAACctttagtagtagtagtaagtACATTTGGATACAACTCTAAATATATCGGCCTTATTTGCTATTAAGCAAGCTGTTAAAGGTAACCTATtctgttcatgtttttaaactCTAATTCAGTAGCTTTGCATAATTCACAGTCCAAAATTATCCTTACGTATTTGCTTATCCCAGGACTTCATGCAGCCTTTTAGTTTAATGTCTGACTGAAACAAGACAATGTTCTTGTGACTGGATGCCCCTCACTAACAAAGTATTTGATTAGCAGTTGGCTGGGGCCTGACCATATTAGAGATATCCACTTTGAATGATGTAACGCTCAGCCAAGAGTAGAAAGAAGCATCAGCCTGAACCCTAAGTTTCTGTGACTACTTGTACCTACACTGATCTTGAGCTGTTTGCCGTGGTTAAAATGAGCAtttgcattacattacattgtAACAAGGTCATATATGAAAGGAAATGAGGAAATGTCACATAGATCTGCTTTAAGACCACTTTGAAAGATCCTCAATTGAAACAGCTGGAATCATTAAAAACTTAAATAGCATCTAAAGTATTTTCTAGTCGCCTGTCAGGCTAACATTAGCTCTGTTAGCTAACTTGTTACAGCTGCTGGAAAATCAGatagaaaataacatttttatttagtgtggtataaaataaaattcattaTCAGAAAAGTCTTCAGTCTGACTAAATTGAAAATGTACCACTGTttgttagatttttttattagtaatattattattgttttagcttGCTTGCTTGGGAGTTGTGCCCTTTGAAGGTAGACCAAGAAATAATCAGagaatctggattttttttctctctctctctcatttgaAGAAGAGAAAGTCAGAGCAGTGGGCCAGTGATGAGTGTTAATGTGAGGTACTGCAGTTTCACATCTgactctttctcttttcctcagGATTTTTGGACAAGAACAACGACCTGCTGTTCAGGAACCTAAAAGAGGTGAGACGGAGTTTAAGTGAACCATTTTCTTTCCCAGAGTTGACGTTCAGGTTAAACGTaccctgcgtgtgtgtgtctgcaggtcATGTGTATGTCAGAGAACAAGATCCTGACGCAGTGCTTTAACAGGGAAGAGCTGAGTGACAAGAAGCGTCCTGATACGGTGAGATACCTCAGTGTCCATCTGTGCCTCCCTGCTTGCATTCTGAGGTTTCCTGACGTCTGCCGTGTTTTTCCTCGTTTGCATCCCAGCATACTTTCTCACAGCAAAACAAACAGTGATGTGTTTCCCCTCTCCAGTGCTGAGTGGGCAGTCTGATGGGGATTCTCTGTGGCTACCCACTCACTGAGGAATTCCCTGACACTTGTATGTCTTCCATGCACGCTCACTCACACAGGACCTGTCACAGGCTGGCGGGTTAAGAGTCCCAGTCCTCCACACTGGGCCCAGTGTTCAGTGTCAGCTGGACTAGCCGTCACATCGCCGCCCCCTGCTTACGTTGCTCTTCTTAGCTCATCCTCTCTGTCTGCAGGCTTCAGTTTGCTTTTCTCCTCatcactttttatctttttaagtcTTTGCTCCATTTGCCACCTAGCGTCCTCTCGCCTTCATCTCTCTATCCCCTGCTAACCACCTCTCATCCATCATATCTCTGTGTCTGCCCCTCCAGGCAGCCACCCAGTTCAAAGCCAGTCTGGCGAAACTCATGGAGATCCTGATGTCCAAGGAGCCATCGTACGTGCGCTGTATCAAGCCCAATGACTCCAAGCAGTCAGGTATGATTTCAAGTCCTTTTTCTGTTAATGTAGTGCAGAACACGATAGAGAGCATTCTTTCAAATGTTGTTGTTAGATGTTTGAATCGATTCTTCGCCTCATTTGGTGACAGCTAGTGGATCACGATTTCATAATGGTCTCATATCCATCAtcagtttttccttttagtctttgcttttttttcaatGCAAAATCTAACTACGGAACATTAACAATACTTTCCTCACAAACACAACCTAAATAATAAATCCAGGGCACAACAAAGAGTATAAGTGTGAGGCCAGGAAAGGGAGGAAGACAGTGAGGTGACACATAGGTGTCAGATGTTGAGTAAATTGGGAGCATTTATGTCCGTTTGTGTGTACCTGCATACACCTGACCCTCTCCCACATATTATTGCTTTCTATTACCCCCTACAACAAAATAATGGTATTTTTGCTGTTATTACTACCAGCTGCACTGCCACCATCACCACTCTAAGTGATGGTAGTAAAAACAGTTGACAGATGTGAGCTTTCTACTCTCTTTACTCTGTTCAAACAAAACGAGTGACTGTACTGGACATTTACAAAGAAGCCTGTTGTTTTGGTGGAGACCTGTGCTAATACTATTTTCCAATTGCAAAGCTTACATTTAGGTGTAGTTCGTAAAGTTAGATTTCAACAGCATTAAAATGTTTCAAGTGCATGTAGTAAGTTTAAATTCTGTGCTTTATTTGCCTCTGTTAATGTTTCACACTATATAAATTCagattttcaaagtaaaatactCCTCTaacaaagttgttttttgtaaacATTAGGATTTACAGCTCGATTCAGATTGCTATGAGTGTTAGTATTTTTCAGCGGGTCAATGCCAGCTTTATGCAATACTTTTTGTAAAAGGAGCTTCAACAAGATAATAATTTCCCCACAAACCTCACATTCATTCTGATGTTTCACAAATTCTCACCAAAACAGGTTGgatttggggtttttgtttgtttgtttgtttgtttgtttgttttgttttttctgctccaTCAGTAGCTGCAGTGGACCTCTCCGTGTGGTCGTCAGTATATCGGAGCGGCCCTTTGTTTCTCTCCACAGTTGGGCTTTTGTTGATTTCACACTGTTTCTTTGTCCTGTGTCACTCCCACTCCTGCTGCTTAGCATTTACTGGTTTTCTCTGGTTCATTTTGCTCTGCTGCCTTTCACATTTTTCTCACTGAGCCTGCTCTCCCTCTGCTCTCCGTCACAGGTCGATTTGATGAAGTATTGATCCGTCACCAGGTCAAGTATCTGGGACTGATGGAGAATCTGAGGGTGAGGAGGGCGGGCTTTGCCTACAGACGTCGCTACGAGGTGTTCCTGCAGAGGTGATCTGCCACCACTAACATGTTTCCACAACATCTGCTGATCTCATCGCAGCTATCGGTCACAAAGATTCTCACATAGAAACACATTAGTTTTAGTAATTCATTGAAAATTATTAAGTAAATTTATTCAGATTCATTCATAACTATGGAACAACTTAGTATTGAGCTTTGAAACTTTGAAACTTATTTCAAAGCATTCCATTGGATACCTCAGTACATCTTGATGTaccatccaggtaagtaaatctccaaaagttgattctgttcatctggacatagcgttttcagtggtagaaacatttcgtcactcatccaagtgacttcttcactaagattggggaaacctgcagtcagctgagactgaagaagtcacttggatgagtgacgaaacgtttctcccactgaaaacgctacgtccagatgaacagtatcaacttttggagacaccTCAGTACGCTACAGTAGCTTTTAACACCTACCAAAAGTGTCAAATTCCTCCTCCTCATACCCCAAGTCATTGACAGCAAAACGAGAAAAAAGTTAAAAGCTGCTCAACAGTGACTATTCCCAGTATTTAAACTCAGTATGAATGACAGTAAACCCATGCTGGTGTAGAGCTATTATTCTTCTCCCAGGTGAGTGGCCTTTTATGCCAAAGTGTCTTAAATCAGACAATCACCTTCTGCTATCATTGCTAACTTTAAATTTGGAAtaaagggtgaaaaaaaaaaagtttcctgaAGCCAAAAGGGGAAACAGAAAATTCCTTGTTTGTTCTGAGAAACAAACCAAATCCAAAAAAATACTTCCAGTGACGTTAGACAAAAGCACTAAATCTTCACAGGTCAGAGGCTGGGACAAGGGATCGTTTGGCAGTCTTACTATAGATAAATCAAACAAAGCTTACATATTGCACATTATTTCTCTGACTGGTTTGTGCTCACCTGAGACATTTGTTTACCTGTCTTAGTATGTCTTTATCTGTTAAAAGGCGGGTCTCTGATAATGAACAGGCTGAGGTGAGACAAACAAATAATGGCCAGCCTCCAAATAGAGACTATAGAAATAGCTGGCTAACTTGCTGTCTTATAAACAGACAGACCTTTTAGTTTTTGACTTAATTCAAAtgattactttgtttttttcctgtttacgTTTAGATATAAGTCCCTGTGTCCAGGCACGTGGCCTAACTGGGATGGGAAGCTGTCAGATGGAGTTTCCACACTGGTCAAACACTTGGGATACAAGCCTGAGGAGTACAAAATGGGCAGGTCAGCCGCACTGTTTGATCAAGATGCCAAAACTAACCTGTCAGATCTGGCAGCTGTCACAGATCCTGTAGTATAAGAAGCACTGCCCCATATTTTGACTTTCTTTATCATGTCTGTAATTCCATGTCTTTCATAACCACTTAGATCCAAAATCTTCATCCGCTTCCCAAAGACCTTGTTTGCCACAGAGGATGCACTGGAGACCAGGAAACACAGTCTCGGTAAGAGTTGGCAAGTCTCAACCTGATGCATGTATGCCGTTATATTGCTGACAGACGATGTGCTGCAGGTTTGAGCTTGTTCCCTCTGTCCCCACACAGCCACCAAGCTGCAGGCGGGGTGGAAAGGCTATAGCCAGAAGTGCAAATACCAGAAACTCAGAAACTCAGGTAGGGAGGTTTATATAAAGAGTATACACGATTGCTGGCATGTGTATCTCATATTTACAGTAAACCTGATCCATTTATTTATATGACTTTCCTGTATCTGGCAGCTATTGCAGTCCAAGCGTGGTGGAGGGGGATCCTGGCCAGAAGAAGGGCCCAGCACAGACGACAGGCAGCAAATACAATCCGCAGGTACAGAGTATACCGGAGCCAACCAGCAGATGGTGCCATACTCTAATGAAAACGTTTATCCATAGAGACCAAGTTTTTGTGTCAGAGGCTGTGGACGTTTGGAGCAGCCTCAAGTGGagattagaggaactgcagctttttgaCACTTTAGTGTTCCCAAAGGATTGTGCTACACGTGACTGTGAAATGTAAAGTATGGGAAGCTCTGTTTGGTttcatttaaacatatttaattaCAACCTTATTACCTTACCTCATTTGCCTTAATTAATAGCAGTCAGATTTCGTGTTTTACTCAACAGACTTGCTCTGAGGATCAGTCCTAATAATAATCACTTAAGTAAAGTGAAACAAAATGCAGAATAATTGTCAGGGAGACAATGAAATAAATGAAttggaaaaaacaaatcatTACATTCTGAAAGCTATGAAAGTTCCAATGAGTTCAAGAAGACACgcccttctttcttttttaaaaatataaggGTGCTGTTTCATTCTAATGTTTCCTTTAGGATTAGTGTGAAGAAACTTTATCTCACTGGTCTTTGCTGATTCCAGCTCCTTTCTTGTCTCTCCATCAGGTTCATCAAAGGCTTCATCTACCGCCACAAGGAGCGCTGTCCAGAGAACGAGTATTTCCTGGATTATGTGCGCTACTCCTTCCTCATGAACCTCCGCAAAAACCTGCCCAAAAATGTCCTGGACAAGAGCTGGCCCACTCCTCCAGCTGCTCTCACTGAGGTCAGAGTTCAGATTTGACTAAAAaatgtgcatgtaaatgttctGTCCGGTAAGACCTTCTCATATAGAAAATAAGTGAAAACTGAAGCCAGTAGTCAAGTAATGTGAAACTGCTGTGTGTCTGTAGGCGTCTGAGCATTTGCGTAAGATGTGCATGCAGAACATGGTGTGGAGTTACTGCAAGAAGATCAATCCTGAGTGGAAACATCAGGTGATGACTGCCCCGCGCTCTCTATCACACTGTAAGTTTTCTGGTTTGCTGCTTGCTTCATTCACATCAATCTTGCCTTTGAATAGATGGAGCAGAAGATGATTGCAAGCGAGatctttaaagacaaaaaggacAACTACCCACAGAGTGTGCCCAAGCTGTTTGTCAGCACCAGACTCGGTAAGCCATTGCTCACTCTGCAGCCAACAAGCTAGAAATGCTTTCAGATCAATGAACGTGTCTGCTCTTATTCAGATGGTGAGAACATTAACCCCAAAGTGGTGCAAGCTCTGGGCAGTGAGAAGATGAAGGTTAGTGAAGCTTTAGGCAGTTTTAACTACAAGCTCAGCATCAGCACCTACTGATCTTCCTGTGCTTTTGTCCCCAGTATGCAGTGCCGGTCACCAAGTACGACAGGAGGGGCTACAAGCCCCGCCACCGgcagctgctgctcactgcCAACAGTGCCGTTATTGCAGAGGAGGGCAAGCTCAAGCAGCGCATTGACTACGGCACTctgaaaggtcagaggtcaaaaatAGACCGTCGCTTCTCGTTTTGTCTTGGCTTTTAGCGGGTGTTTGTCACATGATTTGGAACAGCGATTGAcactttgaaaagaaaacagccaCTAATTGTCTTGCTGTGTTTACAGGCATCTCAGTCAGCTCTCTCAGCGACGGCGTGTTTGTTCTGCACGTGCCCAGTGAGGACAACAAACAAAAGGTGAAGATGAGGACACCTAACTGCTTTGCTgctgtttaaaagaagaaaaaaaagtcccaCAAAGAAAACTCATTTGCGTCTGCCTGTGTTTCCTCGCAGGGAGATGTGGTTCTGCAGAGCGACCATGTGATCGAGACCCTGACCAAGCTCGCCATCTGCGCTGACAAAATCAACAGCATCAACATCAACCAGGGCAGGTGAgaggcagaaacacacacactgttcccCACAAAGCTGTGCACAGTCTGCATTGGCAGTCTCAGGCTCCTTTCACGTTAATCATTCTGGAGTACTTCATGAGTGCCTTCATCAGTCTCACTGCCCCTCTATTGCTTCCCCAGTATAAAGTTTACAATGGGTCAGGGGAAGGAGGGGATAATAGACTTCACACCTGGATCAGAACTGCTGGTGGCCAAAGCTAAGAACGGACACTTGTCTGTGGTGAGTGTGCTTTATCATCTTCTGCATCATTATCAGTTCTATGTTTTTGTCAGCAATGTGTTTAcagatgtttttttgtcttttgctaGTTACCTTACTTTTTATAATGCACTTGTTGTATACTCATTTTTCAGTCTGCATTGATGAGTGCTGTTGCAGCTTTAAAGGGTGTATCTACACATCATTCACAGTTCTAAATAACCATTTAAACCAACTTTCTTTTAATTGGTTCCCCAACCACATGCCCAGCATTGGGTGGAGCATCTGTGTTCAAAGCCAGATCAGTGTGCGTGAGATGACCATATTGGTTGTAGTAAACACATGACAGACTGGTCCACACCTCAATGCTTTTCAGCATTCTTTATTACTATaacacacacggttgctgtataAACCACAGCTACAGCTCAACataccaacaacaacaataacactgACAGGACCCAGTACAGACTTTAAAGCTGGCGAGGCATGATTGCGGCTGCTGCTTAGGTgtgtccacctcccctgcagtggcaccgcagaccacgccccgccacataGGTATATCTGCTCTCAGTGATGTCATATAGATGCAAGAATAGAAAAACCTCTCTGAGCCTCTTAGCTTATTCAGTTCCATTGTTTTCGTTTctctaagaagaaaaaaaaaaagaaatgttgctaGTTACTGCAGAA harbors:
- the LOC100709105 gene encoding unconventional myosin-Ic isoform X1; amino-acid sequence: MMELKIQLIPTGEIILSPGMNGENHCHNCKVVASDGVRAMMESALTARDRVGVQDFVLLENYTSEAAFIENLRKRFKENLIYTYIGSVLVSVNPYKDLEIYTKNHMERYRGVNFYEVSPHIYAVADNSYRSMRTEGKDQCILISGESGAGKTEASKKILQYYAVTCPASEQVQTVKDRLLQSNPVLEAFGNAKTLRNDNSSRFGKYMDIQFDFKGAPVGGHIINYLLEKSRVVHQNHGERNFHIFYQLIEGGEEDLLRHLGLERNPQQYQYLIKGNCPKVSSINDRSDWKVVRKALTVIGFSENEVEELLNIIASVLHLGNVQYGGEDSNACITSDIQIKYLARLLGVNVTALTEALTHKKIIAKGEELMSPLNLEQASSARDALAKAVYGRTFTWLVNKINTSLTYTGDSSKNYSVIGLLDIYGFEVFQHNSFEQFCINYCNEKLQQLFIELTLKSEQDEYEAEGITWEPVQYFNNKIICDLVEEKFKGIISILDEECLRPGDASDLTFLEKLEDTVGGHPHFVTHKLADAKTRKVMGRDEFRLLHYAGEVNYNVNGFLDKNNDLLFRNLKEVMCMSENKILTQCFNREELSDKKRPDTAATQFKASLAKLMEILMSKEPSYVRCIKPNDSKQSGRFDEVLIRHQVKYLGLMENLRVRRAGFAYRRRYEVFLQRYKSLCPGTWPNWDGKLSDGVSTLVKHLGYKPEEYKMGRSKIFIRFPKTLFATEDALETRKHSLATKLQAGWKGYSQKCKYQKLRNSAIAVQAWWRGILARRRAQHRRQAANTIRRFIKGFIYRHKERCPENEYFLDYVRYSFLMNLRKNLPKNVLDKSWPTPPAALTEASEHLRKMCMQNMVWSYCKKINPEWKHQMEQKMIASEIFKDKKDNYPQSVPKLFVSTRLDGENINPKVVQALGSEKMKYAVPVTKYDRRGYKPRHRQLLLTANSAVIAEEGKLKQRIDYGTLKGISVSSLSDGVFVLHVPSEDNKQKGDVVLQSDHVIETLTKLAICADKINSININQGSIKFTMGQGKEGIIDFTPGSELLVAKAKNGHLSVTAPRLNSR
- the LOC100709105 gene encoding unconventional myosin-Ic isoform X4, with protein sequence MMESALTARDRVGVQDFVLLENYTSEAAFIENLRKRFKENLIYTYIGSVLVSVNPYKDLEIYTKNHMERYRGVNFYEVSPHIYAVADNSYRSMRTEGKDQCILISGESGAGKTEASKKILQYYAVTCPASEQVQTVKDRLLQSNPVLEAFGNAKTLRNDNSSRFGKYMDIQFDFKGAPVGGHIINYLLEKSRVVHQNHGERNFHIFYQLIEGGEEDLLRHLGLERNPQQYQYLIKGNCPKVSSINDRSDWKVVRKALTVIGFSENEVEELLNIIASVLHLGNVQYGGEDSNACITSDIQIKYLARLLGVNVTALTEALTHKKIIAKGEELMSPLNLEQASSARDALAKAVYGRTFTWLVNKINTSLTYTGDSSKNYSVIGLLDIYGFEVFQHNSFEQFCINYCNEKLQQLFIELTLKSEQDEYEAEGITWEPVQYFNNKIICDLVEEKFKGIISILDEECLRPGDASDLTFLEKLEDTVGGHPHFVTHKLADAKTRKVMGRDEFRLLHYAGEVNYNVNGFLDKNNDLLFRNLKEVMCMSENKILTQCFNREELSDKKRPDTAATQFKASLAKLMEILMSKEPSYVRCIKPNDSKQSGRFDEVLIRHQVKYLGLMENLRVRRAGFAYRRRYEVFLQRYKSLCPGTWPNWDGKLSDGVSTLVKHLGYKPEEYKMGRSKIFIRFPKTLFATEDALETRKHSLATKLQAGWKGYSQKCKYQKLRNSAIAVQAWWRGILARRRAQHRRQAANTIRRFIKGFIYRHKERCPENEYFLDYVRYSFLMNLRKNLPKNVLDKSWPTPPAALTEASEHLRKMCMQNMVWSYCKKINPEWKHQMEQKMIASEIFKDKKDNYPQSVPKLFVSTRLDGENINPKVVQALGSEKMKYAVPVTKYDRRGYKPRHRQLLLTANSAVIAEEGKLKQRIDYGTLKGISVSSLSDGVFVLHVPSEDNKQKGDVVLQSDHVIETLTKLAICADKINSININQGSIKFTMGQGKEGIIDFTPGSELLVAKAKNGHLSVTAPRLNSR
- the LOC100709105 gene encoding unconventional myosin-Ic isoform X3, which encodes MKYRPLVVASDGVRAMMESALTARDRVGVQDFVLLENYTSEAAFIENLRKRFKENLIYTYIGSVLVSVNPYKDLEIYTKNHMERYRGVNFYEVSPHIYAVADNSYRSMRTEGKDQCILISGESGAGKTEASKKILQYYAVTCPASEQVQTVKDRLLQSNPVLEAFGNAKTLRNDNSSRFGKYMDIQFDFKGAPVGGHIINYLLEKSRVVHQNHGERNFHIFYQLIEGGEEDLLRHLGLERNPQQYQYLIKGNCPKVSSINDRSDWKVVRKALTVIGFSENEVEELLNIIASVLHLGNVQYGGEDSNACITSDIQIKYLARLLGVNVTALTEALTHKKIIAKGEELMSPLNLEQASSARDALAKAVYGRTFTWLVNKINTSLTYTGDSSKNYSVIGLLDIYGFEVFQHNSFEQFCINYCNEKLQQLFIELTLKSEQDEYEAEGITWEPVQYFNNKIICDLVEEKFKGIISILDEECLRPGDASDLTFLEKLEDTVGGHPHFVTHKLADAKTRKVMGRDEFRLLHYAGEVNYNVNGFLDKNNDLLFRNLKEVMCMSENKILTQCFNREELSDKKRPDTAATQFKASLAKLMEILMSKEPSYVRCIKPNDSKQSGRFDEVLIRHQVKYLGLMENLRVRRAGFAYRRRYEVFLQRYKSLCPGTWPNWDGKLSDGVSTLVKHLGYKPEEYKMGRSKIFIRFPKTLFATEDALETRKHSLATKLQAGWKGYSQKCKYQKLRNSAIAVQAWWRGILARRRAQHRRQAANTIRRFIKGFIYRHKERCPENEYFLDYVRYSFLMNLRKNLPKNVLDKSWPTPPAALTEASEHLRKMCMQNMVWSYCKKINPEWKHQMEQKMIASEIFKDKKDNYPQSVPKLFVSTRLDGENINPKVVQALGSEKMKYAVPVTKYDRRGYKPRHRQLLLTANSAVIAEEGKLKQRIDYGTLKGISVSSLSDGVFVLHVPSEDNKQKGDVVLQSDHVIETLTKLAICADKINSININQGSIKFTMGQGKEGIIDFTPGSELLVAKAKNGHLSVTAPRLNSR
- the LOC100709105 gene encoding unconventional myosin-Ic isoform X2, with the protein product MEDRCNMVVASDGVRAMMESALTARDRVGVQDFVLLENYTSEAAFIENLRKRFKENLIYTYIGSVLVSVNPYKDLEIYTKNHMERYRGVNFYEVSPHIYAVADNSYRSMRTEGKDQCILISGESGAGKTEASKKILQYYAVTCPASEQVQTVKDRLLQSNPVLEAFGNAKTLRNDNSSRFGKYMDIQFDFKGAPVGGHIINYLLEKSRVVHQNHGERNFHIFYQLIEGGEEDLLRHLGLERNPQQYQYLIKGNCPKVSSINDRSDWKVVRKALTVIGFSENEVEELLNIIASVLHLGNVQYGGEDSNACITSDIQIKYLARLLGVNVTALTEALTHKKIIAKGEELMSPLNLEQASSARDALAKAVYGRTFTWLVNKINTSLTYTGDSSKNYSVIGLLDIYGFEVFQHNSFEQFCINYCNEKLQQLFIELTLKSEQDEYEAEGITWEPVQYFNNKIICDLVEEKFKGIISILDEECLRPGDASDLTFLEKLEDTVGGHPHFVTHKLADAKTRKVMGRDEFRLLHYAGEVNYNVNGFLDKNNDLLFRNLKEVMCMSENKILTQCFNREELSDKKRPDTAATQFKASLAKLMEILMSKEPSYVRCIKPNDSKQSGRFDEVLIRHQVKYLGLMENLRVRRAGFAYRRRYEVFLQRYKSLCPGTWPNWDGKLSDGVSTLVKHLGYKPEEYKMGRSKIFIRFPKTLFATEDALETRKHSLATKLQAGWKGYSQKCKYQKLRNSAIAVQAWWRGILARRRAQHRRQAANTIRRFIKGFIYRHKERCPENEYFLDYVRYSFLMNLRKNLPKNVLDKSWPTPPAALTEASEHLRKMCMQNMVWSYCKKINPEWKHQMEQKMIASEIFKDKKDNYPQSVPKLFVSTRLDGENINPKVVQALGSEKMKYAVPVTKYDRRGYKPRHRQLLLTANSAVIAEEGKLKQRIDYGTLKGISVSSLSDGVFVLHVPSEDNKQKGDVVLQSDHVIETLTKLAICADKINSININQGSIKFTMGQGKEGIIDFTPGSELLVAKAKNGHLSVTAPRLNSR